One segment of Chionomys nivalis chromosome 1, mChiNiv1.1, whole genome shotgun sequence DNA contains the following:
- the Magohb gene encoding protein mago nashi homolog 2 isoform X1, with amino-acid sequence MSMGSDFYLRYYVGHKGKFGHEFLEFEFRPDGKLRYANNSNYKNDVMIRKEAYVHKSVMEELKRIIDDSEITKEDDALWPPPDRVGRQELEIVIGDEHISFTTSKIGSLIDVNQSKDPEGLRVFYYLVQDLKCLVFSLIGLHFKIKPI; translated from the exons CGCTACTACGTTGGGCACAAGGGCAAGTTTGGGCACGAGTTTCTGGAGTTCGAGTTTCGGCCGGACG GAAAGCTTAGATATGCCAACAACAGCAACTATAAAAACGATGTGATGATCAGAAAAGAG GCCTATGTTCACAAGAGTGTAATGGAAGAACTGAAGAGAATTATCGACGACAGTGAAATTACAAAAGAGGACGACGCTTTGTGGCCGCCCCCTGACAGGGTTGGCCGGCAG GAACTTGAAATTGTAATTGGGGATGAACACATTTCTTTTACCACATCAAAAATAGGTTCTCTTATTGATGTAAATCAATCAAA ggaTCCCGAAGGACTCCGTGTATTTTACTATTTGGTGCAGGACTTGAAATGTTTAGTGTTCAGTCTCATTGGACTGCATTTCAAGATTAAGCCAAtttaa
- the Magohb gene encoding protein mago nashi homolog 2 isoform X2, translated as MIRKEAYVHKSVMEELKRIIDDSEITKEDDALWPPPDRVGRQELEIVIGDEHISFTTSKIGSLIDVNQSKDPEGLRVFYYLVQDLKCLVFSLIGLHFKIKPI; from the exons ATGATCAGAAAAGAG GCCTATGTTCACAAGAGTGTAATGGAAGAACTGAAGAGAATTATCGACGACAGTGAAATTACAAAAGAGGACGACGCTTTGTGGCCGCCCCCTGACAGGGTTGGCCGGCAG GAACTTGAAATTGTAATTGGGGATGAACACATTTCTTTTACCACATCAAAAATAGGTTCTCTTATTGATGTAAATCAATCAAA ggaTCCCGAAGGACTCCGTGTATTTTACTATTTGGTGCAGGACTTGAAATGTTTAGTGTTCAGTCTCATTGGACTGCATTTCAAGATTAAGCCAAtttaa